One window of Candidatus Mycobacterium wuenschmannii genomic DNA carries:
- a CDS encoding acyl-CoA dehydrogenase family protein: MDFDYTPEQEQLRKDYRTRLEAVMTPERRAAVAKLMEGGDAMSECRRALGDAGLLGVAWPVEFGGGGLTALEQYIFSEEARRVNAPLPMITLNTVGPTLIQYGTEEQKARFLPAILKGTVEFAIGYSEPGAGSDLASLRTTAVRDGGEFVINGSKMFTSGAEFADYVWLAARTDPTAKKHKGITLFIVPTDSPGFSWKPLRTMPGVSTYYTFYDDVRVPESAIVLGENQGWTLVTNQLNLERAALGNLGALEPLFRKTLEWASTTPLDDGMVIEKPWVQQALARVEAQVAAYRLLNLRVNATMSAGALGMGEASAAKVFGTELTQQVARELLEVVGQAGVRNDAAAPLKGELEGAYRMAVINTFGGGANELQRDIIAMAGLGMPRAPRDMRANAS, encoded by the coding sequence ATGGACTTCGACTACACACCGGAACAGGAACAGCTCCGCAAGGACTACCGCACTCGCCTAGAGGCGGTGATGACGCCCGAGCGTCGCGCCGCCGTCGCCAAACTCATGGAGGGAGGCGACGCGATGTCCGAGTGCAGGCGCGCACTCGGTGATGCCGGGCTTCTCGGCGTCGCGTGGCCGGTTGAATTCGGAGGCGGCGGGCTGACGGCGCTCGAGCAGTACATCTTCTCCGAGGAAGCTCGGAGGGTGAACGCTCCGTTACCAATGATCACCCTGAACACCGTGGGCCCCACGCTCATTCAGTACGGCACCGAGGAGCAGAAAGCCAGATTTCTTCCCGCCATTCTCAAGGGCACGGTCGAGTTCGCCATCGGTTACTCAGAACCGGGCGCAGGCAGCGACCTCGCGTCGTTGCGTACCACCGCAGTGCGCGACGGCGGCGAGTTCGTCATAAACGGCTCCAAGATGTTCACCAGTGGCGCCGAGTTCGCCGACTACGTCTGGCTGGCGGCACGCACCGATCCGACGGCCAAGAAGCACAAGGGAATCACGCTGTTCATCGTGCCGACCGACTCCCCCGGCTTCTCCTGGAAGCCCCTGCGCACCATGCCGGGTGTCTCCACCTACTACACGTTCTACGACGACGTCCGGGTACCGGAGAGCGCCATCGTGCTCGGCGAGAACCAAGGGTGGACCCTGGTGACCAACCAGCTCAACCTGGAGCGCGCCGCCCTGGGCAATCTCGGGGCGTTGGAGCCTCTATTCCGCAAGACCCTCGAATGGGCGTCGACCACACCGCTCGACGACGGCATGGTCATCGAAAAGCCTTGGGTTCAACAGGCTTTAGCCCGAGTCGAAGCGCAGGTTGCCGCCTACCGTCTGCTGAACCTGCGGGTGAACGCGACCATGAGTGCCGGCGCGCTTGGCATGGGCGAGGCGTCCGCGGCGAAGGTGTTCGGCACCGAGCTCACCCAGCAGGTCGCCCGCGAACTTCTTGAAGTCGTTGGGCAAGCCGGCGTGCGCAACGACGCAGCGGCCCCACTCAAGGGCGAGCTGGAAGGCGCCTACCGCATGGCAGTCATCAACACATTCGGCGGCGGAGCCAACGAGCTTCAACGCGACATCATCGCCATGGCCGGTCTCGGGATGCCGCGCGCACCCCGGGACATGCGGGCCAACGCATCCTGA
- a CDS encoding FAS1-like dehydratase domain-containing protein: MTETSNDDLRERLDALIGKPISVGGPAKAPDPVNAAMIRHWAYALDDMNPAYLDQEFATSSRYGGLVSPPVMLQSWTMAPPKLVGIHERGGVPVVLKENPLQFLTDAGYTGTVATNSEFELERYPRVGDDITAETVFETISDEKTTAMGKGYFVTWITTYRDQNGEVIGRQRFRTLRFKTGS, from the coding sequence GTGACCGAGACATCGAACGACGACCTTCGCGAGCGCCTGGACGCGCTGATCGGCAAGCCCATCAGTGTCGGAGGGCCGGCTAAAGCACCAGATCCGGTCAACGCGGCCATGATCCGGCACTGGGCCTACGCCCTCGACGACATGAACCCGGCATATCTGGACCAGGAGTTCGCCACATCCTCACGCTACGGCGGCCTTGTCTCGCCTCCCGTCATGCTGCAGTCCTGGACGATGGCGCCACCCAAGCTGGTCGGTATCCACGAGCGCGGCGGAGTTCCCGTCGTGCTCAAGGAGAACCCGCTGCAGTTCCTCACCGACGCGGGGTACACCGGGACCGTCGCGACCAACTCCGAGTTCGAGCTGGAGCGCTACCCGAGAGTCGGCGACGACATCACCGCCGAGACGGTGTTCGAGACGATCTCCGACGAGAAGACGACGGCGATGGGCAAAGGCTACTTCGTCACCTGGATCACCACTTATCGCGATCAGAACGGTGAAGTGATCGGCCGCCAGCGTTTTCGCACGCTCCGATTCAAGACAGGAAGCTGA
- a CDS encoding acyl-CoA dehydrogenase family protein yields the protein MDFSFTEEQETVGKVARQLFEHRATPEHLSELEAGKVRHDDALWRELAASDLLGIALPESVGGSGGDFLELCVLLAEVGWSVAPIPVYATLILGADALARHGDSALHQQYLPKVISGELILTAALAEPNNSDPTSPRTTARAEGDTWILDGSKELVPAAQLAGAIVISARADDGPGLFLVDTSADGVTVTAAGTTNGEPYADVELTGAVARRLNAAGGVNAVAELYNRALIGLCAIQVGVTERALKIAASYTSEREQFGRPIGSFQAVQQRLADAFIDVEAIRWTTWHAAWLIAEGRPATREAAIAKFWAAEAGARVVASAQQVHGGMGIDVTYLLHRYFLWAKQIELSLGSAPQQLARLGTAYPEGMK from the coding sequence ATGGACTTTTCCTTCACCGAAGAGCAAGAAACCGTCGGCAAGGTTGCCCGTCAGCTCTTCGAACATCGCGCGACGCCCGAACATCTCTCTGAGCTTGAGGCGGGCAAGGTTCGCCATGACGACGCGCTGTGGCGCGAGTTGGCCGCGTCGGACCTGCTGGGCATCGCGCTGCCTGAATCAGTCGGCGGCAGCGGGGGCGACTTCCTCGAACTCTGCGTACTGCTCGCCGAAGTCGGCTGGAGCGTCGCCCCGATCCCGGTCTACGCGACTCTCATCCTCGGCGCGGATGCCCTTGCGCGGCATGGCGACTCGGCCCTTCATCAGCAGTACCTGCCGAAGGTGATCAGCGGCGAGCTGATCCTGACCGCCGCACTCGCCGAGCCGAACAACTCCGACCCGACGTCGCCGCGCACCACCGCGCGCGCGGAAGGCGACACCTGGATCCTCGACGGCAGCAAGGAGCTCGTACCCGCGGCGCAGCTCGCCGGCGCCATCGTGATCTCGGCGCGTGCCGACGATGGACCCGGACTGTTTCTCGTCGACACATCGGCCGACGGCGTCACGGTCACCGCGGCAGGTACCACCAACGGTGAGCCCTACGCCGACGTCGAACTCACCGGAGCCGTCGCACGCCGGCTCAACGCCGCCGGCGGGGTCAACGCCGTCGCGGAACTGTACAACCGGGCGCTCATAGGACTCTGCGCGATACAGGTTGGCGTGACCGAACGCGCGCTGAAGATCGCCGCCTCCTACACCAGCGAGCGCGAACAATTCGGCAGGCCCATCGGCTCATTCCAGGCCGTACAGCAGCGGCTGGCCGATGCGTTCATCGACGTCGAGGCCATTCGCTGGACCACCTGGCACGCGGCGTGGCTCATCGCCGAGGGCCGGCCCGCGACCCGCGAAGCGGCCATCGCCAAGTTCTGGGCCGCCGAGGCGGGAGCACGAGTCGTCGCATCCGCACAGCAGGTCCACGGCGGCATGGGTATCGACGTCACGTACCTACTGCACCGATATTTCCTGTGGGCCAAACAAATCGAGCTCTCGCTCGGTTCAGCACCCCAGCAACTTGCCAGGCTCGGCACCGCATACCCGGAAGGAATGAAATGA
- a CDS encoding lipid-transfer protein has product MSAGIGGKAALAGIGQTEFSKESGRSEMQLACEAVKAAIADAGLRPADIDGMVTFSVDDNEEIEVARNVGIRDLTFFTRVPHGGGAAAGTVMQAAMAVATGVAEAVVCYRAFNERSGFRFGGAGRQAGVTPLWMAPYAPFGFMTPAAWVALHAQRYMTTYGVTNADFGKISVIDRKHAAKNPDAWFYGKPITIEQHQQSRWIIDPVLRLLDCCQESDGGVAMVVTSVERARDLAKPPAVITAAAQGAAYDGEVMTSYYRESITGLPEMGVVGDKLWRDSGLKPQDISTAFLYDHFTPFVFTQLEELGFCGRGEAKDFVSVEELSLGGRMPINTNGGLLGEAYIHGMNGITEGVRQVRGTSHNQVDNVEHVLVTSGTGVPTSGLILAPDH; this is encoded by the coding sequence ATGAGTGCCGGCATCGGCGGGAAGGCAGCCCTCGCGGGAATCGGTCAAACCGAGTTCTCCAAAGAATCGGGCCGCAGCGAAATGCAGCTGGCCTGTGAGGCTGTCAAAGCCGCGATCGCTGACGCGGGCCTGCGCCCCGCCGACATCGACGGCATGGTCACCTTCAGCGTCGACGACAACGAAGAGATCGAGGTCGCCCGCAATGTCGGCATACGCGATCTGACGTTCTTCACCCGAGTTCCGCACGGGGGCGGCGCGGCCGCGGGAACAGTGATGCAGGCCGCGATGGCCGTCGCGACCGGTGTGGCCGAGGCTGTCGTGTGCTACCGGGCGTTCAACGAACGCTCAGGTTTTCGGTTCGGCGGCGCCGGCCGCCAGGCAGGTGTCACCCCGCTGTGGATGGCACCGTACGCCCCGTTCGGTTTCATGACGCCGGCCGCGTGGGTCGCTCTGCATGCGCAGCGCTATATGACGACATACGGTGTGACCAACGCTGACTTCGGCAAGATCTCGGTGATCGATCGCAAGCACGCCGCGAAAAACCCCGACGCCTGGTTCTACGGCAAGCCGATAACCATTGAGCAGCATCAACAATCGCGATGGATCATCGATCCCGTGCTCAGGTTGCTCGACTGCTGTCAGGAAAGCGACGGCGGCGTTGCGATGGTGGTGACCAGCGTGGAGCGGGCGAGGGACCTCGCCAAGCCGCCCGCGGTCATCACCGCCGCCGCTCAAGGCGCGGCCTACGACGGCGAGGTCATGACCAGTTACTACCGCGAGAGCATCACCGGACTGCCCGAGATGGGCGTCGTCGGCGATAAGCTGTGGCGGGATTCCGGCCTGAAACCGCAAGACATTTCGACAGCCTTCCTCTACGACCACTTCACGCCCTTCGTGTTCACACAGCTAGAGGAACTCGGGTTCTGCGGTCGCGGGGAAGCCAAAGACTTTGTCTCAGTGGAGGAATTGTCGCTGGGCGGAAGGATGCCGATCAACACCAATGGTGGATTGCTCGGTGAGGCCTACATCCACGGTATGAACGGCATCACCGAGGGTGTCCGACAGGTACGCGGCACATCACACAATCAGGTCGACAACGTCGAGCACGTACTCGTGACGTCGGGTACCGGAGTTCCGACGAGCGGCTTGATTCTCGCGCCGGATCACTGA
- a CDS encoding Zn-ribbon domain-containing OB-fold protein produces MATRLAPSISPDTEFFWSGLKDHKLRIQRCTDCNTLRVPPRPMCGNCQSLNWDFVESTGRGTVYSFVMPQYPPLPFLQYPYVVVLVELDEGVRIVSNLCDIDPSDIEVGMPVEVFYEKFEAIPSGDELVLHQFRPAS; encoded by the coding sequence ATGGCCACCCGACTCGCCCCGTCGATCAGCCCGGACACCGAATTCTTCTGGTCGGGGCTCAAGGATCACAAGCTACGGATTCAGCGGTGCACCGACTGCAATACGTTGCGGGTCCCGCCACGGCCGATGTGCGGTAACTGCCAGTCCCTCAATTGGGATTTCGTCGAATCGACCGGGCGCGGAACGGTGTACAGCTTTGTGATGCCGCAGTACCCCCCGCTGCCCTTTCTCCAATATCCCTACGTCGTGGTTCTGGTCGAGCTGGACGAGGGCGTACGGATCGTCTCGAACCTCTGCGATATCGACCCCTCCGACATCGAGGTCGGTATGCCCGTCGAAGTCTTTTACGAAAAATTCGAAGCCATCCCGAGCGGTGACGAGCTGGTGCTGCATCAGTTCCGGCCTGCCAGTTGA
- a CDS encoding MaoC family dehydratase, producing the protein MTSTVDRTKTLAWDSITVGDEVTPMDVPVTTTLIVAGAIASRDYMPVHHDRDFANSQGSKDIFLNILTTNGLCVKFLHDWAGPEAMVKKLSIRLGVPAYPNDPMRFTGSVTDKSSTNDEGFVEVTFKGTNSLGDHVSGTALLSLLEGVNA; encoded by the coding sequence ATGACCTCCACCGTCGACCGCACCAAGACCCTCGCCTGGGACAGCATCACGGTGGGTGACGAAGTCACCCCGATGGACGTCCCGGTGACCACCACCCTGATCGTCGCAGGCGCCATCGCATCCCGCGACTACATGCCAGTCCACCACGACCGCGACTTCGCCAATTCCCAAGGCTCCAAAGACATTTTCCTCAACATCCTGACGACGAACGGGCTCTGTGTGAAGTTTCTGCACGATTGGGCCGGCCCCGAAGCGATGGTCAAGAAGCTGTCCATTCGACTGGGCGTGCCGGCGTACCCGAATGATCCGATGCGCTTCACCGGCTCGGTCACAGACAAGTCGTCGACCAACGACGAAGGCTTTGTCGAGGTTACCTTCAAGGGCACCAACAGCCTTGGCGACCACGTCTCGGGCACCGCACTACTCAGCCTGCTCGAAGGCGTGAATGCATGA
- a CDS encoding TetR/AcrR family transcriptional regulator — translation MTYATAVDTRALLISAAFACFRTQGLQKTTIVDIAKAAEVSRSTFYEYFRDKETIVENCAEAASQSFYRRLAHAIDRYGGSTLEDKLVRAGVFVAQARRVVEPELYFDKEEVNMMLTKNASTLLEECGEFLAPYFSAAKRTGEIRGDLDIPSATEWVARILFSLFTTPSPNIDMSDDAMVADFVRSYVVRGLVVDRIKRR, via the coding sequence ATGACATACGCGACTGCGGTCGACACACGCGCGCTGCTCATTTCGGCCGCCTTCGCGTGTTTTCGCACTCAGGGGCTGCAGAAGACAACAATCGTCGACATCGCAAAGGCCGCCGAGGTGTCCAGGAGCACGTTCTACGAGTATTTCCGGGACAAGGAGACCATCGTCGAAAATTGCGCGGAAGCCGCATCGCAGAGCTTCTACCGCAGACTGGCCCACGCGATCGACCGCTACGGCGGCAGCACCCTCGAGGACAAGCTTGTTCGGGCCGGCGTCTTCGTGGCGCAAGCCCGCCGAGTCGTTGAGCCCGAGTTGTATTTCGACAAAGAAGAAGTCAACATGATGCTGACCAAAAACGCGTCGACACTGCTGGAGGAATGCGGCGAGTTCCTGGCGCCGTACTTCTCGGCCGCAAAGAGAACTGGCGAGATACGCGGCGATCTCGATATCCCGTCAGCAACAGAGTGGGTCGCGCGAATTCTGTTCTCGCTGTTCACCACCCCGTCGCCGAATATCGATATGTCCGACGACGCCATGGTGGCTGACTTCGTCCGCTCTTACGTGGTCCGGGGTCTCGTGGTAGATCGAATCAAGCGGCGTTAG